From Deltaproteobacteria bacterium, a single genomic window includes:
- a CDS encoding ABC transporter ATP-binding protein has protein sequence MLAIENLRVVYHDVISVLNGMSLEIKDGEILVIIGANGAGKTTLLRAIAGMIDFYDGDIIDGDIKMNGASIKGLDATDIMKRYGLTYVMEDRPVFWYLTIEENLAAASYSRWDRQVKADMEQVFEYFPVLGPLKNKRAGYASGGEQQMLAIGMALMTKPKMMLLDEPSLGLAPLITEELFSIIKRLNEAGITIMLVEQNAFAALNIGTRGYVIEMGRIVLEGKADELLENEDVREFYLGSGEKERKSYKDAKRYKRRKRWL, from the coding sequence ATGCTGGCTATTGAAAACTTAAGAGTCGTTTATCACGACGTGATCTCTGTTTTGAACGGGATGTCCCTGGAGATCAAGGATGGCGAGATCCTGGTCATCATCGGGGCCAACGGTGCGGGTAAGACCACCCTCCTGCGCGCCATTGCGGGCATGATTGACTTTTACGATGGCGACATCATTGACGGCGATATCAAAATGAACGGGGCCTCCATCAAGGGGCTGGATGCCACCGATATTATGAAACGATACGGCCTGACCTATGTCATGGAAGATCGGCCGGTCTTCTGGTACCTGACCATCGAAGAAAACCTGGCCGCCGCCTCTTACTCCCGATGGGACAGACAGGTGAAGGCCGATATGGAGCAGGTCTTCGAGTACTTCCCGGTGCTCGGACCCCTGAAAAACAAGAGGGCCGGCTATGCTTCGGGTGGTGAACAACAGATGCTCGCCATTGGTATGGCCCTCATGACCAAGCCCAAGATGATGCTCCTGGATGAGCCTTCCCTGGGACTGGCCCCCCTGATCACCGAGGAGCTCTTCAGTATCATTAAGCGGCTCAACGAGGCAGGGATCACCATCATGCTCGTGGAGCAAAACGCCTTTGCCGCCCTCAATATCGGCACACGCGGCTATGTTATCGAGATGGGGCGCATCGTTCTTGAAGGCAAGGCGGATGAGCTTCTGGAAAACGAGGACGTCCGGGAGTTCTATCTGGGATCGGGGGAAAAGGAACGAAAAAGCTACAAGGACGCCAAACGATACAAGAGACGGAAACGATGGCTATAA
- a CDS encoding branched-chain amino acid ABC transporter permease produces the protein MIGLLQALGNGILIGLVYALLGLCIVIIFKASEAFNFAIGEFLVIGSFLFYILFFDKNLSLSRALVLGILIFIFFSYVLIFDRNLHFIISLLIGLVAGFSTFYIIFYGLNLPSLLANPLLRFIVALPLGLAAAGMVGLIIERLTIKPLLGRNPISMTMVALGLIFFLRASVQLIFGSDTYSFFLDLPDITLERGDFLFLSDPTWAGILSIITFGLVIFFLFRTRWGLAIRAVSEDQAKAMAFGIDARFILLMIWAISAVCIAVAGIMISNFGALAFGSGIVGMRAIPVVLIGGMDSIGGALVGGIIIGVCEALAGAYIEPMGLIGFKDVAPYFLMLIVLFFRPYGLFGTVRIERV, from the coding sequence GGTTTGGTTTATGCACTTTTGGGTCTTTGTATCGTTATTATCTTCAAGGCCTCAGAGGCCTTTAACTTCGCCATCGGAGAGTTTCTGGTTATCGGCTCCTTCCTTTTTTACATCCTGTTTTTTGATAAAAATCTTTCCTTGAGTAGAGCTCTCGTCTTAGGAATTCTGATTTTTATATTTTTCTCTTATGTACTGATCTTCGATAGGAATCTTCACTTTATTATTTCTCTTCTCATTGGGCTGGTGGCCGGTTTTTCAACCTTTTACATAATTTTTTATGGTCTGAATCTTCCGTCCCTCCTTGCCAACCCCCTTCTTCGTTTCATTGTCGCACTACCCTTGGGGCTGGCCGCCGCGGGCATGGTGGGATTAATTATTGAACGGCTGACCATCAAACCCCTGCTCGGACGGAATCCTATCTCCATGACCATGGTCGCCCTCGGATTGATCTTCTTTTTAAGGGCATCTGTTCAGCTTATTTTTGGATCGGACACGTACTCTTTCTTTCTCGATCTGCCAGACATTACTTTAGAAAGAGGAGATTTCCTGTTCCTGTCCGATCCGACCTGGGCTGGAATTCTCTCTATAATAACGTTTGGGTTGGTGATCTTCTTTCTTTTTCGCACGCGCTGGGGGCTGGCCATTCGAGCCGTCTCCGAGGACCAGGCCAAGGCTATGGCCTTTGGCATAGACGCCCGCTTCATATTACTTATGATCTGGGCCATCAGCGCAGTCTGCATCGCCGTGGCCGGGATCATGATTTCCAACTTCGGCGCCCTGGCCTTTGGCTCCGGAATCGTGGGCATGCGGGCCATCCCGGTCGTGCTCATTGGCGGGATGGACAGCATTGGCGGCGCCCTGGTCGGCGGGATCATTATAGGCGTCTGTGAGGCCCTGGCCGGCGCCTATATAGAGCCCATGGGTCTGATCGGTTTCAAGGATGTGGCCCCCTATTTTCTGATGCTGATCGTGCTTTTCTTCCGGCCCTACGGCCTCTTCGGGACCGTTCGCATCGAGAGGGTTTAG